A single window of Myxocyprinus asiaticus isolate MX2 ecotype Aquarium Trade chromosome 34, UBuf_Myxa_2, whole genome shotgun sequence DNA harbors:
- the LOC127425721 gene encoding 60S ribosomal protein L15: MGAYKYMQELWRKKQSDVMRFLLRVRCWQYRQLSSLHRAPRPTRPDKARRLGYKAKQGYVIYRIRVRRGGRKRPVPKGATYGKPVHHGVNQIKFARSLQSVAEERAGRHCGGLRVLNSYWVGEDSTYKFFEVILIDTFHKAIRRNPDTQWITKAVHKHREMRGLTSAGKKSRGLGKGHKFHLTIGGSRHAAWKRRNTLQLHRYR; this comes from the exons ATGGGAGCGTACAAGTACATGCAGGAGTTATGGAGGAAGAAGCAGTCAGATGTGATGAGGTTTCTGCTGCGTGTGAGGTGCTGGCAGTACCGGCAGCTGTCCTCCCTCCACCGGGCTCCTCGACCCACCAGACCTGATAAAGCCCGCAGACTGGGATACAAGGCCAAACAGG GCTATGTCATCTATCGTATTCGTGTGCGCCGTGGAGGTCGCAAGCGCCCCGTGCCCAAGGGTGCTACCTATGGCAAACCCGTGCACCATGGCGTTAACCAGATCAAGTTTGCACGCAGTCTTCAGTCAGTAGCTGAG GAGCGTGCTGGCCGTCACTGCGGTGGTCTGCGAGTGCTCAACTCATACTGGGTGGGTGAAGACTCCACATACAAGTTCTTTGAAGTGATCCTCATCGACACCTTCCACAAAGCCATCAGACGCAACCCCGACACGCAATGGATCACCAAGGCCGTACACAAGCACAGGGAGATGCGTGGGCTTACATCTGCAGGCAAGAAGAGCCGCGGACTCGGCAAGGGCCACAAGTTCCACCTCACCATCGGCGGCTCTCGACATGCAGCTTGGAAGAGACGCAACACCCTGCAGCTGCACCGTTACCGCTAA
- the LOC127425723 gene encoding NF-kappa-B inhibitor-interacting Ras-like protein 1, translated as MGKGCKVVVCGMAAVGKTAILEQLLFGNHTVGAENSDTQEDIYLASVETDRGVREQLRLYDTRGLRDGLDFPKHFFSVADGFVLVYSVDSLESFKKAELLKKEIDKSRDKKDVMVIVLGNKCDLRERRQVDQEAAQQWARGEKVKLWEVSVTDRSSLIEPFTSLTSRLTQPQSKSAFPLPGRKSKGTPSNDI; from the exons ATGGGTAAGGGTTGTAAGGTTGTGGTTTGTGGTATGGCAGCTGTGGGGAAAACAGCCATACTGGAGCAGTTACTGTTCGGCAATCACACTGTAG GTGCAGAAAACAGTGACACTCAGGAGGATATATACCTTGCCTCTGTTGAGACGGATCGTGGCGTTAGGGAGCAATTACGCCTTTACGACACAAGAGGACTTCGTGATGGTCTGGATTTCCCTAAACACTTCTTCTCTGTGGCTGACGGTTTTGTGCTGGTCTACAGTGTGGACAGTCTGGAGTCTTTCAAGAAAGCCGAGCTCTTGAAAAAGGAGATAGACAAGTCAAGAGACAAAAAAGAT gtgatGGTGATCGTTTTGGGAAATAAGTGTGACTTGCGTGAGCGCCGTCAGGTGGATCAGGAGGCGGCGCAGCAGTGGGCGCGTGGGGAAAAGGTCAAACTGTGGGAGGTGAGCGTGACGGACAGAAGCTCTTTAATCGAACCCTTCACCAGCCTCACAAGTCGCCTGACGCAGCCGCAGAGCAAATCTGCCTTCCCTCTGCCCGGACGCAAGAGCAAGGGCACCCCCTCTAATGACATCTGA